The following are encoded in a window of Geotrypetes seraphini chromosome 5, aGeoSer1.1, whole genome shotgun sequence genomic DNA:
- the LOC117360345 gene encoding olfactory receptor 5V1-like produces the protein MEKRNHSEVTEFIILGFFEFPEIQLLFFLMFLIIYLMSLTGNLIIIITVCSDPHLHSPMFFFLINLSFLEICYVTVTVPKLLAVLIAQNKTISFMQCMIQMYLFLVCTNTEINLLTAMAYDRYVAICKPLHYTIIMNKKVCIILAVASWTIAFLNLVPHVTIISQSSFCSSTEINHFFCDITALMILSCSKTNEIETINYIEGPLLSLTPLILTIISYVYIISAVLKFQSAKGRQKAFSTCSSHLTVVLLFYGTTFAVYVRLNNADSIHLNKLLTVVYITAIPLVNPLIYSLRNKDLKGALCKVARRAENYFSSRINKTLHTI, from the coding sequence ATGGAAAAGAGAAATCACTCTgaagtgacagaattcatcattcTGGGGTTCTTTGAGTTTCCTGAGATACAGCTCctcttttttcttatgtttttgaTTATTTATCTGATGTCCTTGACAGGGAACCTTATTATTATAATCACAGTTTGCTCTGATCCCCATCTGCACAGTCCTATGTTCTTCTTCCTCATTAACTTGTCATTCCTTGAAATCTGTTATGTGACTGTCACAGTGCCTAAATTGTTGGCGGTGCTCATAGCACAGAATAAGACAATTTCTTTCATGCAGTGTATGATACAGATGTACCTGTTCTTAGTTTGCACAAATACAGAGATCAACCTACTCACTGCCATGGCCTATGATCGCTATGTTGCCATCTGCAAACCCTTGCATTACACCATCATCATGAACAAGAAAGTCTGCATAATTCTAGCCGTTGCTTCATGGACAATTGCATTTCTGAATCTAGTCCCTCATGTTACTATAATATCACAGTCATCTTTCTGTAGCTCCACTGAAATCAACCATTTCTTCTGTGACATCACAGCATTGATGATTCTGTCATGTTCAAAGACCAATGAAATTGAAACTATAAATTATATTGAAGGCCCACTTTTAAGTTTAACCCCACTCATATTAACAATTATATCATATGTGTACATTATTTCTGCTGTGTTAAAATTCCAGTCTGCTAAGGGACGACAAaaggccttttctacctgttcctCTCACCTCACAGTTGTTCTATTATTTTATGGGACCACTTTTGCTGTGTACGTGAGACTCAACAATGCTGACTCCATTCATCTTAATAAACTGCTTACTGTAGTGTATATAACTGCAATTCCACTGGTCAACCCCTTGATTTATAGTCTGAGAAATAAGGATCTTAAAGGAGCTTTATGCAAAGTAGCCAGAAGAGCTGAGAACTATTTTTCATCCAGAATTAATAAAACTCTGCACACTATTTGA